A region from the Pseudonocardia petroleophila genome encodes:
- a CDS encoding exodeoxyribonuclease III, which produces MRLATWNVNSALVRLPRLLPWLDERAPDVVCLQETKVTDEQFAEAFDEPLQERGYEVAHVGEGRWNGVALLSRVGLEDVRRALPAAPAFNDAVEARAVTATCGGLRVTSVYVPNGRTPDDPHYAYKLEWLAALAASVDDAATTVIAGDVNIAPTDDDVWDPSLFVDSTHVTPAERGALTTLRDLGLADVVRDRWPTERFFSYWDYRAGRFHQDQGMRIDLVLAGADPAGRVAAAWVDRQARKGSGPSDHAPVIMDLDTAPDGDIGPVVPPPSNPKRRR; this is translated from the coding sequence GTGCGCCTGGCTACGTGGAACGTGAACTCCGCCCTCGTCCGGCTGCCGCGGCTGCTGCCCTGGCTCGACGAGCGCGCCCCCGACGTCGTCTGCCTGCAGGAGACGAAGGTGACCGACGAGCAGTTCGCCGAGGCGTTCGACGAGCCGCTCCAGGAGCGCGGCTACGAGGTCGCGCACGTCGGGGAGGGGCGGTGGAACGGGGTCGCGCTGCTCTCGCGCGTCGGGCTGGAGGACGTGCGGCGCGCGCTGCCCGCCGCCCCGGCGTTCAACGACGCCGTCGAGGCCCGCGCCGTCACCGCCACCTGCGGCGGGCTGCGCGTCACCTCGGTCTACGTGCCCAACGGCCGCACCCCCGACGACCCGCACTACGCCTACAAGCTGGAGTGGCTGGCCGCGCTCGCGGCGTCGGTCGACGACGCGGCCACCACCGTCATCGCCGGTGACGTCAACATCGCCCCCACCGACGACGACGTCTGGGACCCGTCCCTGTTCGTCGACTCCACCCATGTGACGCCGGCCGAGCGCGGCGCCCTGACGACGCTGCGCGACCTCGGCCTGGCCGACGTCGTCCGCGACCGCTGGCCCACCGAGCGGTTCTTCAGCTACTGGGACTACCGCGCGGGCCGCTTCCACCAGGACCAGGGCATGCGCATCGACCTGGTGCTCGCCGGCGCCGACCCGGCCGGGCGCGTCGCCGCGGCGTGGGTCGACCGCCAGGCGCGCAAGGGGTCGGGGCCCAGCGACCACGCCCCCGTGATCATGGACCTGGACACCGCCCCGGACGGCGACATCGGCCCGGTCGTCCCGCCGCCGTCGAACCCGAAGCGGCGCCGCTAG
- the xylA gene encoding xylose isomerase translates to MVQPTRDDHFSFGLWTVGWPAADPFGTATRPWLDPVESVHRLSDLGAWGVTFHDDDLLPFGSTPDERSRILTRFRAALDETGLVVPMMTTNTFTHPVFKDGAFTSNDRGVRRFALRKILRNLDLAAELGASTYVFWGGREGAEVDSGKDIRAALDRYREGIDTLAAYVKEQGYGIRFAIEPKPNEPRGDILLPTLGHALAFIAGLEHGDIVGVNPEVGHEQMAGLNYSAGIAQALWAGKLFHLDLNGQRGIKYDQDLIFGHGDLINAFSLVDLIEHGAPGGGPAYDGPRHFDYKPLRTEDVTGVWDSAAANMRTYLLLKERAAAFRADPEVQAALATAGVAELSTPTLNPGETLADLAADRTAFEDYDADKAGERGYGFGKLNQLAVEHLMGAR, encoded by the coding sequence GTGGTGCAGCCGACTCGTGACGACCACTTCAGCTTCGGGCTCTGGACCGTCGGCTGGCCCGCCGCCGACCCGTTCGGCACCGCCACGCGCCCCTGGCTCGACCCCGTCGAGTCGGTGCACCGGCTCTCCGACCTGGGGGCCTGGGGCGTCACGTTCCACGACGACGACCTGCTCCCGTTCGGCTCCACGCCCGACGAGCGCAGCCGGATCCTCACCCGCTTCCGCGCCGCGCTCGACGAGACCGGCCTCGTGGTCCCGATGATGACCACCAACACCTTCACGCACCCCGTGTTCAAGGACGGCGCGTTCACCAGCAACGACCGCGGCGTGCGCCGGTTCGCGCTGCGCAAGATCCTGCGCAACCTCGACCTGGCCGCGGAGCTCGGCGCGTCGACCTACGTGTTCTGGGGCGGGCGCGAGGGCGCCGAGGTCGACTCCGGCAAGGACATCCGGGCCGCGCTCGACCGCTACCGCGAGGGCATCGACACCCTCGCCGCGTACGTCAAGGAGCAGGGCTACGGCATCCGCTTCGCGATCGAGCCCAAGCCCAACGAGCCCCGCGGCGACATCCTGCTGCCCACCCTCGGCCACGCGCTCGCGTTCATCGCGGGCCTGGAGCACGGCGACATCGTCGGGGTGAACCCGGAGGTCGGGCACGAGCAGATGGCCGGGCTCAACTACTCCGCGGGCATCGCGCAGGCGCTGTGGGCTGGCAAGCTGTTCCACCTGGACCTCAACGGCCAGCGCGGCATCAAGTACGACCAGGACCTGATCTTCGGCCACGGCGACCTGATCAACGCGTTCTCGCTCGTCGACCTCATCGAGCACGGCGCCCCGGGCGGCGGCCCGGCCTACGACGGCCCGCGGCACTTCGACTACAAGCCGCTGCGCACCGAGGACGTCACCGGCGTGTGGGACTCCGCGGCGGCGAACATGCGGACCTACCTGCTGCTCAAGGAGCGGGCGGCGGCGTTCCGCGCCGACCCCGAGGTGCAGGCCGCGCTGGCGACGGCCGGGGTCGCGGAGCTGTCGACCCCCACGCTCAACCCCGGCGAGACCCTCGCCGACCTCGCCGCCGACCGCACCGCGTTCGAGGACTACGACGCCGACAAGGCGGGCGAGCGGGGCTACGGCTTCGGCAAGCTCAACCAGCTGGCGGTGGAGCACCTGATGGGGGCCCGATGA
- a CDS encoding xylulokinase: MTLVAGVDSSTQSCTVVIRDAATGALVREGGAKHPVGTEVDPAAWWSALQEALARAGGLDGVGAIAVAGQQHGMVCLSESGDVVRPALLWNDTRSADAARDLVDELGARAWADATGSVPVASITATKLRWLATHEPGHAAATAAVCLPHDWLTWKLRGTGALDDLVTDRSDASGTGYWGPDGYRLDLLERALGRSDVRLPRVLGPGESAGRTPDGLVVGPGAGDNAGAALGLGAQVGDVVVSLGTSGVVSAVSPVPTADATGIIAGFASATGEHLPLVCTLNAARVLDAAGTLLGVDHAELSRLALSAPAGSDGLVLVPYLEGERTPNRPDSTGALHGLTLGSSTPAHLARASVEGLLCGLADALDALVEAGVPVDRVFLVGGGARSDAVARIAPAVFGRPVLRPTPGEYVADGAARQAAWVLAGSAAPPVWEAADTESFDADPVPSVRARYAQARDLTVAKIGV, translated from the coding sequence ATGACGCTCGTGGCCGGCGTCGACTCGTCGACGCAGTCCTGCACGGTCGTGATCCGCGACGCCGCCACCGGCGCGCTGGTCCGGGAGGGCGGGGCGAAGCACCCCGTCGGCACCGAGGTGGATCCCGCGGCGTGGTGGTCGGCGCTGCAGGAGGCGCTGGCGCGGGCGGGCGGGCTCGACGGCGTCGGGGCGATCGCCGTCGCGGGTCAGCAGCACGGGATGGTGTGCCTGTCGGAGTCCGGTGACGTCGTCCGCCCGGCGCTGCTGTGGAACGACACCCGGTCCGCCGACGCCGCGCGCGACCTCGTCGACGAGCTGGGCGCCCGGGCGTGGGCCGACGCGACCGGCAGCGTGCCCGTCGCCTCGATCACCGCCACCAAGCTGCGCTGGCTCGCCACGCACGAGCCCGGGCACGCGGCGGCCACGGCGGCGGTGTGCCTGCCGCACGACTGGCTGACGTGGAAGCTGCGCGGCACCGGCGCGCTCGACGACCTCGTCACCGACCGCTCCGACGCCTCCGGCACCGGCTACTGGGGACCCGACGGCTACCGCCTCGACCTGCTGGAACGGGCGCTGGGCCGGTCCGACGTGCGGCTTCCCCGGGTGCTGGGGCCCGGGGAGTCGGCGGGCCGGACCCCGGACGGGCTCGTGGTCGGGCCGGGTGCCGGGGACAACGCCGGCGCCGCACTGGGTCTGGGTGCGCAGGTCGGCGACGTCGTGGTGTCGCTCGGGACCTCCGGCGTGGTGTCGGCGGTCAGCCCGGTCCCGACGGCCGACGCCACCGGGATCATCGCCGGGTTCGCCTCCGCCACCGGCGAGCACCTGCCGCTGGTCTGCACGCTCAACGCCGCACGGGTCCTGGACGCCGCGGGCACGCTGCTGGGGGTCGACCACGCGGAGCTCTCGCGGCTCGCGCTGTCGGCGCCTGCCGGGTCCGACGGGCTCGTGCTCGTGCCGTACCTGGAGGGCGAGCGGACGCCCAACAGGCCCGACTCCACCGGGGCGCTGCACGGCCTCACCCTCGGCAGCTCCACGCCAGCGCACCTCGCCAGGGCGTCGGTCGAGGGGCTGCTGTGCGGGCTCGCCGACGCCCTCGACGCCCTGGTCGAGGCCGGGGTGCCGGTCGACCGGGTGTTCCTGGTCGGCGGCGGGGCCCGCTCCGACGCGGTGGCCCGGATCGCCCCCGCGGTGTTCGGGCGCCCGGTGCTGCGGCCGACGCCCGGGGAGTACGTCGCCGACGGGGCGGCCCGGCAGGCGGCGTGGGTGCTCGCGGGCTCGGCCGCTCCCCCGGTGTGGGAGGCGGCCGACACGGAGTCCTTCGACGCCGACCCGGTGCCGTCGGTCCGCGCCCGCTACGCGCAGGCCCGGGACCTCACCGTCGCGAAGATCGGGGTCTGA
- a CDS encoding ROK family transcriptional regulator: MRGSGRVRVGAAVTAGRDLVARGAGARAAGGDVRRHNLALVLGEVVAAEPVSRAALAARTGLTRGTVSSLVEELLDAGLLDELAAERSGPGRPANPLQLNRSGPAGLGVEIEVDHISACVVDLTGSVRATARIPSAHRDAHPGVAVGRAVALARTVRAEAGLEVVGAAVAVPGVVAADGVVVRAPNLPQWSGAEIGPLFDGLPVTTANEADLAALAELWFAAGPPDALYVSGGVGVGAGIVLGGQLFRGVGGRAGELGHVVVDPDGPNCRCGGHGCLEQVAGQEALLRAGRTTDLDALPPHVLDGAARALGVALAGAVNLLDVPVVVLGGIYPRLGEPLRAAVHDRLCERVVHRSDVEVRLSALGPGGALRAAAASVVRERLRRP; this comes from the coding sequence GTGCGCGGGTCGGGACGCGTCCGGGTCGGGGCCGCGGTGACCGCCGGCCGGGACCTGGTCGCCCGCGGCGCGGGGGCGCGGGCGGCCGGGGGCGACGTGCGCCGGCACAACCTCGCGCTCGTGCTCGGTGAGGTCGTCGCCGCCGAACCGGTCTCACGGGCCGCGCTCGCCGCGCGCACCGGGCTGACCCGCGGCACCGTGTCCTCGCTCGTCGAGGAGCTCCTCGACGCCGGCCTGCTCGACGAGCTCGCCGCCGAGCGCAGCGGTCCGGGACGGCCGGCGAACCCGTTGCAGCTCAACCGCTCCGGGCCCGCCGGGCTCGGCGTCGAGATCGAGGTCGACCACATCTCGGCCTGCGTCGTCGACCTCACCGGGTCGGTGCGGGCGACCGCCCGGATCCCGTCGGCCCACCGGGACGCGCACCCCGGTGTCGCCGTCGGCCGGGCCGTCGCGCTCGCCCGGACCGTCCGCGCGGAGGCGGGGCTGGAGGTCGTCGGGGCGGCGGTGGCGGTGCCCGGCGTCGTCGCCGCGGACGGGGTCGTGGTGCGGGCCCCCAACCTGCCGCAATGGTCGGGGGCGGAGATCGGCCCGCTGTTCGACGGCCTGCCGGTCACCACCGCCAACGAGGCCGATCTCGCCGCGCTCGCCGAGCTCTGGTTCGCCGCCGGCCCGCCGGACGCGCTCTACGTCTCCGGGGGCGTCGGGGTCGGGGCGGGGATCGTGCTGGGCGGGCAGCTGTTCCGCGGGGTCGGCGGGCGGGCGGGCGAGCTGGGGCACGTCGTCGTCGACCCGGACGGGCCGAACTGCCGGTGCGGCGGGCACGGCTGCCTGGAGCAGGTCGCGGGTCAGGAGGCGCTGCTGCGCGCGGGCCGCACCACCGATCTGGACGCCCTGCCCCCGCACGTCCTCGACGGTGCCGCCCGCGCGCTCGGCGTCGCGCTCGCCGGCGCCGTCAACCTGCTGGACGTGCCGGTCGTCGTGCTCGGGGGGATCTACCCGCGGCTCGGGGAGCCGCTGCGCGCCGCGGTGCACGACCGGCTGTGCGAACGGGTCGTGCACCGGTCCGACGTCGAGGTGCGCCTCTCGGCGCTGGGCCCCGGCGGTGCGCTGCGGGCGGCGGCCGCGTCGGTGGTGCGGGAGCGGCTGCGCCGCCCCTGA
- a CDS encoding potassium channel family protein, which yields MPDSTVTPLVSLLRRLAIAMGALTATALIVYFGRDGYLDNNSNGDPISLADAFYYATVSVSTTGYGDIVPVSDAARLWTTIVVTPLRLIFLITFVGTTVELLTERSRQSFRIERWRSRLRDHTIVVGYGTKGRAAVETLLGDDKRPDDIIVVDTDRAQLDAASALGLVTVTGNATRSSVLRIAGVAHASAIIVATNRDDTAVLVTLTARELSPTIRIVAAVRESENVHLLRQSGANSVVVSAETAGRLLGAATTSPNVVEVVEDLLTPDAGFAISEREVEEAEVGGSPRHLGDIVLAVVRGDDLYRVDSSKVDSLDRGDRLLYVRKATPPDDED from the coding sequence ATGCCCGACTCGACGGTGACGCCGCTGGTCTCGCTGCTCCGCAGGCTGGCGATCGCGATGGGGGCCCTGACCGCCACCGCACTGATCGTGTACTTCGGCCGGGACGGGTACCTCGACAACAACTCGAACGGCGACCCGATCAGCCTCGCCGACGCGTTCTACTACGCGACGGTGTCGGTCTCGACCACCGGCTACGGCGACATCGTCCCGGTCAGCGACGCGGCCCGGCTGTGGACCACGATCGTCGTCACGCCGCTGCGGCTGATCTTCCTCATCACGTTCGTCGGGACCACCGTCGAGCTGCTCACCGAACGCTCCCGGCAGTCCTTCCGGATCGAGCGCTGGAGGTCCAGGTTGCGCGACCACACCATCGTCGTCGGCTACGGCACGAAGGGGCGCGCCGCCGTGGAGACGCTCCTCGGCGACGACAAGCGGCCCGACGACATCATCGTCGTCGACACCGACCGCGCCCAGCTCGACGCCGCGTCGGCGCTCGGGCTGGTCACCGTCACCGGCAACGCCACCCGGTCGAGCGTGCTGCGCATCGCGGGCGTGGCGCACGCGTCGGCGATCATCGTCGCGACGAACCGCGACGACACCGCCGTGCTGGTCACGCTCACCGCCCGCGAGCTGTCACCGACCATCCGGATCGTCGCGGCGGTGCGGGAGTCGGAGAACGTGCACCTGCTGCGGCAGTCGGGCGCGAACTCCGTCGTCGTCTCGGCGGAGACGGCGGGCCGCCTGCTCGGTGCGGCGACGACCAGCCCGAACGTCGTCGAGGTCGTCGAGGACCTGCTGACGCCCGACGCCGGCTTCGCGATCAGCGAGCGCGAGGTGGAGGAGGCCGAGGTGGGCGGCTCCCCGCGGCACCTGGGCGACATCGTGCTGGCCGTGGTGCGCGGCGACGACCTCTACCGCGTCGACTCGTCGAAGGTCGACTCCCTCGACCGCGGCGACCGGCTGCTCTACGTCCGCAAGGCCACCCCGCCCGACGACGAGGACTGA
- a CDS encoding DoxX family protein yields the protein MNSRAAIALAGFLAAAGVTHFVAPDFFDSMVPEQLPGTARFWTYASGAAELGVAAAVAVPRTRRLGGLAAAALFVAVFPANVKMAIDWSDRSLGEQAVAYGRLPLQILLVLWALKVRRDAPRPTATGPAA from the coding sequence GTGAACTCCCGAGCCGCCATCGCCCTCGCCGGCTTCCTCGCCGCGGCCGGGGTTACCCACTTCGTGGCCCCCGACTTCTTCGACTCGATGGTGCCCGAGCAGCTCCCCGGCACCGCCCGGTTCTGGACCTACGCCTCGGGGGCCGCCGAGCTGGGCGTCGCCGCCGCGGTGGCCGTGCCCCGGACCCGGCGCCTCGGCGGGCTCGCGGCCGCGGCCCTGTTCGTCGCGGTGTTCCCGGCGAACGTCAAGATGGCGATCGACTGGTCCGACCGCTCCCTCGGCGAGCAGGCCGTCGCCTACGGTCGCCTGCCGCTGCAGATCCTGCTCGTGCTGTGGGCGCTGAAGGTGCGCCGCGACGCGCCGCGGCCGACGGCGACCGGCCCGGCCGCATGA
- a CDS encoding DUF1697 domain-containing protein, whose amino-acid sequence MTRYAVLLRGINVGKAKRIAMADLRTLLDGLGFTDVRTVLNSGNAIVTGPADDPTAHARRIEAAIAGHAGFEVRTVVLTAAELRAIVDAHPFAEIADDGSRMMAHVLGEAPDPADAHDPTAADPEHARLVGRVLYQWCPDGVLAAPAVGWPDGRLVTTRNWNTLTKLVSLL is encoded by the coding sequence ATGACCCGGTACGCCGTCCTGCTGCGCGGGATCAACGTCGGCAAGGCGAAGCGGATCGCCATGGCCGACCTGCGCACCCTGCTCGACGGTCTCGGCTTCACCGACGTCCGCACGGTCCTGAACAGCGGGAACGCCATCGTCACCGGTCCGGCCGACGACCCGACGGCGCACGCCCGCCGGATCGAGGCCGCCATCGCCGGGCACGCCGGGTTCGAGGTGCGGACCGTCGTGCTGACCGCCGCGGAGCTGCGCGCGATCGTCGACGCCCACCCCTTCGCCGAAATCGCCGACGACGGCTCGCGGATGATGGCCCACGTCCTGGGCGAGGCCCCCGATCCCGCCGACGCCCACGACCCGACGGCCGCCGACCCGGAGCACGCCCGCCTGGTCGGGCGGGTGCTCTACCAGTGGTGCCCCGACGGCGTGCTGGCCGCGCCCGCCGTCGGCTGGCCGGACGGCCGGCTCGTCACCACCCGCAACTGGAACACGCTCACGAAGCTGGTGTCGCTGCTGTAG
- a CDS encoding ATP-dependent helicase: MTVLLTPRALATALGVDPPTEEQAAVISAPARPALVVAGAGAGKTETMAARVVWLVATGEVLPEQVLGLTFTRKAAQQLGARVRSRLRRLAGTRLLDELDPSGERRAAVLAGEPTVSTYHAYAGRLVGEHALRLPAEPAARLLSQTAAWQLAHRVVSTWADDLDIDRVPATVTGYLLALAGELGEHLVGTDAVRVHAERLVETLSSAPRGKGQRADPSLTYKRWIDAQRMRLELLPLVEAFAARKRSERAVDFADQLAIAARVAESHPEVGETERATYRAVLLDEYQDTGHAQRVLLRALFGTVPGEPVRADGPSVTAVGDPCQSIYGWRGASAGNLVRFRTDFPAGPDEPADEFGLLTSFRNPAEVLALANAVSEPLRTAPGAVGVGELRAGSTEVRGDVRVALLPDVATEVGWVADAIAEQWTDERTPSSAVLVRRRADMDAVADALRSRGLPVEVVGLGGLLDTPEVRDLVSALKLVADPLAGPSAIRLLTGARWRLGVADLAALWARARELVPGTAPRSGPLTPAELAMGALPAEQAEQAGLVDALDDPGDPAAYTPAGHDRIVRLGRELSWLRARAAAPLTDLVADAERLLLLDAESAARPGPVGRTHLDAFADVVAEFASGAEVATLPALLDYLDTAEQAEDGLTPGDVEVAQDRVQVLTVHAAKGLEWQVVAVPHLVSQVFPGRKIGGTWLTDPSELPVALRGDAIDLPGLDLSACTDRKLVENAVKAHSESLDERRLTEERRLFYVALTRSERVLLVSGHRWPAAGEKPKEPSEFLEQIRRAVPDAVEQWADPPEDGAANPAVVDGPGLPWPLDPLGARSADVHAGADRVRAALADLDAARSARADAADPGAQLELLDVPAPSVPGPGDRDPEDPGPEEPDPDEPEDGDGVDPADPEGWAADVEVLLAERAAARARPTVALPAQLTVSQLVELAADPATLAARLRRPLPLPPNPHTRRGTAFHAWLEQRFGAAQLLDLDELPGAADEDAVSDDSLAELQEAFLASEWAERRPVEVEVPFETIVAGVGVRGRMDAVFADPDGGWTVVDWKTGALPDDARLPALSVQLAAYRLAWAALAGCPPEQVRAAFHYVRADVTVRPADLLDAEGLRGLLESVPTAATPAS, from the coding sequence GTGACCGTGCTCCTCACCCCCCGCGCGCTCGCGACCGCACTCGGCGTCGACCCCCCGACCGAGGAGCAGGCCGCCGTCATCTCCGCGCCCGCGCGCCCGGCGCTGGTCGTCGCGGGGGCCGGGGCGGGCAAGACGGAGACGATGGCCGCCCGGGTCGTCTGGCTGGTGGCCACCGGTGAGGTGCTGCCCGAGCAGGTGCTCGGTCTGACCTTCACGCGCAAGGCCGCGCAGCAGCTCGGCGCCCGCGTCCGCTCGCGGCTGCGGCGCCTCGCGGGCACCCGCCTGCTCGACGAGCTCGACCCCAGCGGCGAGCGCCGGGCGGCCGTGCTCGCCGGGGAGCCGACCGTCTCCACCTACCACGCCTACGCCGGGCGGCTGGTCGGCGAGCACGCGCTGCGGCTGCCCGCGGAGCCCGCCGCGCGGCTGCTCAGCCAGACCGCGGCCTGGCAGCTCGCGCACCGCGTCGTCAGCACCTGGGCCGACGACCTCGACATCGACCGCGTGCCCGCCACCGTCACCGGCTACCTGCTGGCGCTGGCCGGGGAGCTCGGCGAGCACCTCGTCGGCACCGACGCGGTCCGCGTCCACGCGGAGCGGCTGGTCGAGACGCTGTCCTCGGCGCCCCGGGGGAAGGGGCAGCGGGCCGACCCGTCGCTGACCTACAAGCGCTGGATCGACGCCCAGCGGATGCGCCTGGAGCTGCTGCCGCTGGTGGAGGCGTTCGCGGCCCGCAAGCGGTCGGAGCGGGCCGTCGACTTCGCCGACCAGCTCGCGATCGCCGCGCGCGTGGCGGAGAGCCACCCGGAGGTCGGGGAGACCGAGCGCGCCACCTACCGCGCGGTGCTGCTCGACGAGTACCAGGACACCGGCCACGCCCAGCGCGTGCTGCTGCGGGCGCTGTTCGGCACGGTGCCCGGGGAACCGGTGCGCGCCGACGGGCCGTCGGTCACGGCGGTGGGCGACCCGTGCCAGTCGATCTACGGGTGGCGCGGCGCGAGCGCGGGCAACCTCGTGCGCTTCCGCACCGACTTCCCCGCCGGGCCGGACGAACCCGCCGACGAGTTCGGCCTGCTCACCAGCTTCCGCAACCCCGCCGAGGTGCTCGCGCTGGCCAACGCGGTGTCCGAGCCGCTGCGGACGGCGCCGGGGGCCGTCGGCGTCGGGGAGCTGCGGGCCGGGTCGACCGAGGTCCGGGGTGACGTCCGGGTGGCGCTGCTGCCCGACGTCGCCACCGAGGTGGGGTGGGTGGCCGACGCGATCGCCGAGCAGTGGACCGACGAGCGCACGCCCAGCTCGGCGGTGCTCGTCCGGCGCCGCGCCGACATGGACGCCGTCGCCGACGCCCTGCGCTCCCGCGGGCTGCCGGTCGAGGTCGTCGGTCTCGGCGGGCTGCTCGACACGCCGGAGGTGCGCGACCTCGTCAGCGCGCTCAAGCTCGTCGCCGACCCGCTGGCCGGGCCGTCGGCGATCCGCCTGCTCACCGGGGCCCGCTGGCGGCTCGGCGTCGCCGACCTCGCCGCGCTGTGGGCGCGCGCCCGCGAGCTGGTGCCGGGGACGGCTCCGCGCTCCGGCCCGCTGACGCCGGCCGAGCTCGCGATGGGCGCGCTGCCCGCCGAGCAGGCGGAGCAGGCCGGGCTCGTCGACGCCCTCGACGACCCGGGCGACCCGGCCGCCTACACGCCCGCGGGCCACGACCGGATCGTGCGGCTGGGCCGCGAGCTGAGCTGGCTGCGCGCCCGCGCGGCGGCCCCGCTCACCGACCTAGTCGCCGACGCCGAGCGCCTCCTGCTGCTCGACGCCGAGTCCGCCGCCCGGCCCGGCCCGGTCGGCCGCACGCACCTCGACGCGTTCGCCGACGTCGTCGCCGAGTTCGCCTCCGGCGCCGAGGTGGCCACGCTGCCCGCCCTGCTCGACTACCTCGACACCGCCGAGCAGGCCGAGGACGGGTTGACGCCGGGCGACGTCGAGGTCGCGCAGGACCGCGTCCAGGTGCTCACCGTGCACGCGGCGAAGGGCCTCGAGTGGCAGGTGGTGGCCGTGCCGCACCTCGTCTCGCAGGTCTTCCCCGGCCGCAAGATCGGCGGCACCTGGCTCACCGACCCCTCCGAGCTGCCGGTGGCGCTGCGCGGCGACGCGATCGACCTCCCCGGGCTCGACCTGTCCGCGTGCACCGACCGCAAGCTGGTCGAGAACGCGGTCAAGGCCCACTCCGAGTCCCTCGACGAGCGCCGGCTCACCGAGGAGCGACGGCTGTTCTACGTCGCGCTGACGCGCAGCGAGCGGGTGCTGCTGGTGTCCGGGCACCGCTGGCCCGCGGCGGGGGAGAAGCCGAAGGAGCCCTCGGAGTTCCTGGAGCAGATCCGGCGGGCCGTCCCGGACGCGGTCGAGCAGTGGGCCGACCCGCCCGAGGACGGCGCGGCCAACCCCGCCGTCGTCGACGGGCCGGGCCTGCCGTGGCCGCTGGACCCCCTCGGCGCCCGCTCGGCCGACGTGCACGCCGGGGCCGACCGCGTGCGTGCGGCCCTGGCCGATCTCGACGCCGCCCGCTCGGCCCGCGCCGACGCCGCCGACCCGGGCGCGCAGCTGGAGCTGCTCGACGTCCCCGCCCCGTCCGTCCCCGGCCCCGGGGACCGCGACCCGGAGGACCCCGGTCCCGAGGAGCCCGACCCCGACGAGCCCGAGGACGGCGACGGCGTCGACCCGGCCGACCCCGAGGGCTGGGCCGCCGACGTCGAGGTCCTGCTGGCCGAGCGGGCCGCCGCCCGCGCCCGGCCGACCGTCGCGCTGCCGGCGCAGCTGACCGTCAGCCAGCTCGTCGAGCTGGCCGCCGATCCGGCCACGCTGGCCGCCCGCCTGCGCCGCCCGCTGCCGCTGCCGCCCAACCCGCACACCCGCCGCGGCACCGCGTTCCACGCCTGGCTGGAGCAGCGGTTCGGCGCGGCCCAGCTGCTCGACCTCGACGAGCTGCCCGGCGCGGCCGACGAGGACGCCGTGTCCGACGACTCGCTCGCCGAGCTGCAGGAGGCGTTCCTGGCCAGCGAGTGGGCCGAGCGGCGGCCGGTCGAGGTGGAGGTGCCGTTCGAGACGATCGTCGCCGGGGTCGGGGTGCGCGGCCGGATGGACGCGGTGTTCGCCGACCCCGACGGCGGCTGGACCGTCGTCGACTGGAAGACCGGCGCCCTGCCCGACGACGCCCGGCTGCCGGCGCTGTCGGTGCAGCTCGCGGCGTACCGGCTGGCCTGGGCGGCGCTGGCCGGCTGCCCGCCCGAACAGGTCCGGGCCGCCTTCCACTACGTGCGCGCCGACGTCACGGTCCGCCCGGCCGACCTCCTCGACGCCGAGGGGCTGCGCGGGCTGCTGGAATCGGTGCCTACAGCAGCGACACCAGCTTCGTGA